aaatttatcaaaatttcTTTGTGTgtaccaaaaaaaaggagatCCCCCACGAATGCGTGctagcgtgtgtgtgtgtgtgtgtgtgtctgtgttaTGGGATATATCTAATGATTCAGTTGAATTTCGTTGGCATCACCCGCAACCGACCATCTTGATTTGAATCATTTCCATCTATCGATGGCGTAAACCGAAACATTTTCCTGGCTCATGGCCAAATCGATGCAAAttagaaaggaaaaaaaacataaagaaaGTGAACACTAAGAcgagcactcacacacacacacacacccacacgaGACACACACAGTTGGACAaaaattacagaaaaaataCAGAAGAAAATAAGTTGAGAATTGGTCTGCCTATGGGGCCAAAAAAGTAAAGGAAAATatacagaaaagaaaaacgaaaaatggGTTACTCTGGGGCGTGGCTGCTAATCGAGAAGAAATCAACAGAAAATTGCAAaccaatacaaaaataaaacgaaaacaaagtATTCAAACCGAGTAGATTGAAAAGAGGCGGGAAATGAAACGATATTGAGGCCAGCTAtcggcaaaaaataaatggcaaatagatcgaaactgagtttgtttgtttgcttgggtTATTTACTTTGCGCACAGATGATGATGAATTCATagatagataaataaataaatatttgcgttATAATTAAGATATTTACACAGGGGTGTGCTCAAGGTATCTACAGATCTGGTGCGATATGGTTCGGCAATTGAAGATCTGCTTACCTCTGAAGTGGACCCGTGGGCCACTTCTCCCTCGGGTCGATCACTAGCAACATTTCCTGGCGTTTGCTTGCGATTAGCGTGTTAGAAAACGAAGCAggggttttgttttgtttgaggATTGGAGCAAATACATTGGGTTAAACAGTAAAAAACTTGGGTTAGCTTCAGTATGGCGTTCAAGAACAAGGGCAGACATAAGAGATTGTTGGGGCCAAGTAACGCTGGAAATCTCCAAGATGTGcgttatacattttatatatagcACTTACCATTTCGGTGGACAGGGACTGGATGACATTTTCGCAGAAGATGTTCCACCACAGCTGAATCAGATCCTGGGCATGGGCATACTCCGACGAAACGCTGGCCACCTTTGTCTCCGAGTTGAACTGAATCAGCCATGGCTTCAGCTTGCCGGCGAAATGCAAAATCTTAATCTTATCTCTGAACCTGCAAGCCAAATTCCATTACAAACTGTATACTCAATCCCACAAAGATAGCGAACTTACTGTTTGAAGGCGGGCAGATAACAGTACGAGGCATAAGCCGTCACATTGTacacaaatggcaaatgcttCTTGATGTCCGCCGTCGACCAGTCGGCAAAGAACTGATTCAGCAGACCCTGGTCACCGCCATCGAAGCTGCCATTCTTCACGGCGAACTCTGTGATCTGGGCAAAGGTGTCCACGCTCGGTTTGAAGACAAACACGCCGGAGTTGAAGCAGTCCGGCCAGCTGACATCCGGAGCAGCCGACAGTTCCTCGCGCTCGAACAGCTCGTCGCAGTTTTGCAAGACCTacgaaaaagaagaaatgtatttaatatatatctatatcatATCTATGTTTGTTTGCATGTTAGTGCATGTTAGGAGAAGTAACTTAAGCCTATGTTAGCCTATAGTTTCATATCTTACCAGTGTATCCGCATCCAGGAAGACGCACTTCTCGAACTGAACGAGGCGCCAGCAGTGGAGCTTTGTGAAGGTCACGCCCAGTTCGGGGCGGGAGAGGAGCGCCAGGTTGGCGGCATCCTGTGAGTCGAGCACATTGACCTCCTGCACCACGTTGTAGACCTCCGTCAGTCGGTCGCGCATCGCCTGCGAGACATTGGGCGTGACCAAAACGGCCAGCTGATGGGCGGTCTTGGCCCTCTTCAGGGAGTGGGCCAAAACCAAGGCACCCAGTGAGTACGTGTCATTTGTCGTCAGCGTCACCCAAGCGAACTCTGTTCGGGACGAGAGATAGAGATACgattgcaaattaaatgctaTAGATATGTAGCTCAGAGATACGGCTAAAGTCAGAGATACAAATTGGGTTACAACACAAAAAGATACTGCTGCACTGCACGTTTCACTGCAGCAGTTGGCTGTATTTATTAGTTTCGGATTCAGCAAAAAACGTTATggattataaataaacaagcgaTTGTTCGGGTTCCCCATTCAAAATAGAACagatatgtatacatatgttcaAGTGGTGTGTGCAGATCTCCAACTGCGTCAGCATCGCCCACATGCAACCAAAATTCATTTGCTTTGTTAGCGCAgataaaattgcaaaaaaaaatccataaaGAATTGGCAAATTCGAGCAGAGCATATTTCAGGCGCGTCCAAACGGGCAATTAGAATTTTGCGTAGTTGGCATTTAGTTGGGCAAAAGCTGTAGATAATTATTCATGGCGCTTTCTGGGATAgatgtatctatgtatatacacGATTATGAGGCGATATGagtatgattttattttttgtttgggtgCAGATTTCTCACTCGATGGGGAATTAGTTCGTTCTAGATTAGGCCAGAATCCGTATGGTACACAATTTACAAGTGAATTTCAAAGaaattcttgtttttataaattattaaaccaTGCAGACTTGCTGTTtagataattaaaaattcattagaGTTAAGATAGAGAAGACGTacgattattttttatttccaattttGATTATTGACATGTAAATGGAATTTAGAACATTATTATTCGGGTATTAATGCTACAAATAAAGTAAGTCGATAAAGTAAGATAGATGGATATATATAcaagtgtgtatatatatgttatattcTCGATACATTTCGTTGAGCTAACTTTAGTCGGGTTAAGTTAAGTGTCAGATTAGAGTTCTGTTTACATGGGCTTGgtttgttggttggttgtttggttttagAGAAGCGAACTGAAAAGGAACTGTGAAGCGTAGTAGGATACAACAAGTAGGTGGATAACAACAACTACCTTCTCGCATTCAGATACGGATGTGGACACATttacggatgcggatgcgcaTTCTGATGGTAACTGCTGCACAGCGAGCTAATCAGCGGCAATCAAATGCATTCGCTAGGCTGAACTTGATCTTGGTCTTGATCTTGATTTGGACTGAGATCAGGACTATCTCTGTCCTCCGCCGGATTCTTtaatgtgtgtttgtgtgtgtgagtgtgcgttggtgtgtgtgggcgGGTGAAAGATACACAGATGCTTTCTTTTCtatttgcgtgtgtgtgcttgtgaaATGATTCGTTGGgcctaaaataaaaatgaaatcatttacTTTCGGCAAAACTAGAATGGATCTTAATAACTTCTGACTTACCGGATGTGTGTGcgaaaaatgacaaaaaatttcacaaaacaataaaacttaTGTGGCAGAACGGTGAAAAGGAATTTTCGGCAATCGTCATAAATTTGGcgatttaaacaaaattaaacaaacaacacTCGATCTAAATATAAACTTTCAACAACTGTTGAAATTGTCAAAATGAATGCGTCGCGACATTTTACTTAGACATATGCTTAGCACGTAAACTTAAAAATAGGTAAATTAGCAATTTATGTGACAGCTAACTGTGGGAAAATTCCTGAACTTTTTAACAGTGTAGAAAGAGAGTACTCTCTTGGGAGAAATGCTCTCCCTTTTaccttctctctctcttaagCTCGCTCTTTGCTGAGCAGAGTTTGCGCTCTAATTTCTTCTACCCGCTTTTATCAATTGCGTATGGCCGTAGCACAATAAAGCTGATAAAGCGCCCTGCCAAAGCGATTGGGAAAAAAGGTCGTGGGTCGTGGGTTGTGGATTGAGCTTTTGGGTCTGGGTCAAGTGACTGAACAAATTCCCGTTCAGGCGTGATGAGGCCCAGATCAGATTAACGCCAGACACCACCATGAATGGGGTCACCAATTAGATGAATGGGGAGCCAAGACCTTGAGGTAGCCATCCCTTCCCTCACAGAAAACCCGTTTGTCAGGGTCCCCATTAAAGCAGCGCAATAATTTGCAGCCGGCGCACAAGAAGTGAAGTACAGTCAAACCTGGTCAACTTATAGTAATAACTCTATGACCAATTCTGTATAGATAGTCCTACAAATTGCAGAGTTTAAGTAGCTCAAACCAAGTACCATGAGCCTATATGTTATATGCTGACATATAATATTGACTGGCAAAGAATTTGTTGTATCCATGTCATCCTGTACTCTGGAAGTGCATAATGGGAATTGATGAAGGGAGTGGTCTTGGGAGGAAGTCGTCTTGGGGATCGCCGGCGACACCAACGCACAAATTGGCGAGTGCATGGCGCAGAACGAGTTCTGCGGGAAACCTCAGCAGGCGGCGTGTGTATCTTGTGGATGCCGATGCTGTATCCGAAAGAGCAGTT
This sequence is a window from Drosophila teissieri strain GT53w chromosome 2R, Prin_Dtei_1.1, whole genome shotgun sequence. Protein-coding genes within it:
- the LOC122613271 gene encoding glycogenin-1 isoform X5 is translated as MSKFAWVTLTTNDTYSLGALVLAHSLKRAKTAHQLAVLVTPNVSQAMRDRLTEVYNVVQEVNVLDSQDAANLALLSRPELGVTFTKLHCWRLVQFEKCVFLDADTLVLQNCDELFEREELSAAPDVSWPDCFNSGVFVFKPSVDTFAQITEFAVKNGSFDGGDQGLLNQFFADWSTADIKKHLPFVYNVTAYASYCYLPAFKQFRDKIKILHFAGKLKPWLIQFNSETKVASVSSEYAHAQDLIQLWWNIFCENVIQSLSTEMAGLAGALSQLRIGQQRTPEQEAYENQMRRQCWESGQIDYSGADSFENIWKKISQTLERKTEKESEETGSS
- the LOC122613271 gene encoding glycogenin-1 isoform X3, which produces MSKFAWVTLTTNDTYSLGALVLAHSLKRAKTAHQLAVLVTPNVSQAMRDRLTEVYNVVQEVNVLDSQDAANLALLSRPELGVTFTKLHCWRLVQFEKCVFLDADTLVLQNCDELFEREELSAAPDVSWPDCFNSGVFVFKPSVDTFAQITEFAVKNGSFDGGDQGLLNQFFADWSTADIKKHLPFVYNVTAYASYCYLPAFKQFRDKIKILHFAGKLKPWLIQFNSETKVASVSSEYAHAQDLIQLWWNIFCENVIQSLSTEMAGLAGALSQLRIGQQRTPEQEAYENQMRRQCWESGQIDYSGADSFENIWKKISQTLERKTEKESEETDNDSDSDPANPLSTAQLLNEAASMLLHPPEKSPTSKAMKANGSTGNGSHLDQSLLTSPATNKQPANASASSTASLKQSPQKRQERPHPQPEAELELEPRPQPQPQPQPTQQHIRMQPGGGNGSVSKSGKQRSARKFK
- the LOC122613271 gene encoding glycogenin-1 isoform X4; translation: MSKFAWVTLTTNDTYSLGALVLAHSLKRAKTAHQLAVLVTPNVSQAMRDRLTEVYNVVQEVNVLDSQDAANLALLSRPELGVTFTKLHCWRLVQFEKCVFLDADTLVLQNCDELFEREELSAAPDVSWPDCFNSGVFVFKPSVDTFAQITEFAVKNGSFDGGDQGLLNQFFADWSTADIKKHLPFVYNVTAYASYCYLPAFKQFRDKIKILHFAGKLKPWLIQFNSETKVASVSSEYAHAQDLIQLWWNIFCENVIQSLSTEMQTPGNVASDRPEGEVAHGSTSEAGLAGALSQLRIGQQRTPEQEAYENQMRRQCWESGQIDYSGADSFENIWKKISQTLERKTEKESEETGSS